GTTGGAGAGCCAGGAGGAAGAGGATCCGATTTTGGCGTTTTCTTGGCGAGTGATCGATGTCGCATCGGGAGAGACCCGTTGGGCAAATCCGATGTCGGTCTCCAAATCGTTTCTCGATGCGACCTATCCCGATTTGTCCGACCAGCAACGATCGCTCAGCCAACAATTGCAAGCGGCAGCTGGTCGTGAGACTTGGAAACTGTTGGTGCCGTTTGTCGGTGCACATCAAGTCGAATTGGCGGTTCCGTGGGTTTCGTTGGGAGCGAAACAGACGCGTCAAGGGAATCAGTATGCGATGTCGGGAGACTGGCAGCAGGCCGAAGCATCCTGGCGCGAGGCGTTGGCGGACCATCCGCGACAGTTCGCCGCGCTGCATAATCTGGCGCTCGCCGCCGTCGCCCGACAGGATTATGTCGAGGCGAAACGCTTGGCCACCGAAGCGCTCTCCAAGCGGGACTCCCGGCTGTTTCAAAAGACTCTGGTTTGGATCGAGGCACGTCAGCGGGAGTACCACAAGGCTTTCGATCTGCCCGATCCGGTCGGCGGTTGGAACTATCGGTCTCCGCGTCCGCTGACCGCGGCGCTCGAGAGAGGGGCAAGTCTGGGGACGCACGCCCCGGTGCCTGACTGAAATGCCGCTAGGGCGGTATAAATGGGATTTTCCAGCCTTGGATCGACCGACCTCGCGATTACCTTTGAGTTCAGAAACCATATGACGCAGCCCCTTCCATCCGTTCGCTGGCCCGCCGAATGGGAACCGCAAGATGCTCTTTGGCTCTCCTGGCCACACAACCGTGAGACCTGGCCGGGCCTTTATGAACCGGTCCCGAAAGCTTTCACCGCCCTCGCCCGACAGATCGCATTGGCGACTCCGGTTCGCGTTTTAGCGGGATCGAAGGTCGCCGGGGAAGCCGAACGCGCCCTCGACGGGATTGCGAACCTGGAACTTGTCGACGTCGAGACGAACGATTGTTGGATCCGCGATTACGGACCGACCTTTGTCCAGGCTGCCGATGGTTCGCTGGCCGGCGTCGATTGGCGCTACAATTCCTGGGGGGGGAAGTATCCACCCTGGGATCGCGACGCCGCCGCGGCTGAAAAAATCCTGAAACAGATCGGTGTCAATCGGATTCCCTCGACGCTCTGTCTCGAAGGTGGAGCTATCGAAACCGATGGCGCCGGGCGTTTGTTGCTGACTCCCGATTGCGTCCTCACCGAGACGCGAAACCCGGGCTGCGACAAGGCTCAGGTCGAAGCGGAGCTCTCCGAAAAGCTGGGCGTGCGCGAATTCATCTGGCTCACCGGCGGCGGGCTGATCGGCGACGATACCGATGGGCATATCGATCAGCTGGCCCGGTTTGTCGATCCCGAAAACCTGGTGATCGCATCGTGTGAGCCGAGCGATCCGAACTACCCAGCTCTGGAGGCGAATTACCAGCAATTGCAGCGTTGGGCGGAACAAGCCGACGGGAATTTCCAAGTCCATCGCCTGCCGATCCCCTCGCCTCGCGAAGTGGATGGTCAGCGGGTGCCGGAATGTTATTGCAATTTTTTGATCAGCGGGGCTCAAGTTCTCGTGCCGACGTTTGCCGATCCTAAATCGGATCGTCTGGCTGTGGCGATCGTTCGCAATCTGATGCCGCAACACGACGTTGTGCCATTGGATGCCTCGGCGCTCAGCTGGGGGCTGGGAGCGTTTCATTGCATGAGCCAACAACAGCCAAGCCCGCATGTGTCGAACTAAGATTGGTACGGAACCAGCTCGATTCGTCCTCCGCTGATAGAGGGGGTTCGCAACCGGATGATTCGTAAACTAAGCTTCCTTATACATCGTGGAACGATGCTCGAGGGGCGGAGACATTCGCCGTGGTTCACTGGCCATCATGTGCCGGTGTTTTTTCTCGTTTCCCAAAAGGTGAAACCTTGAATTTTTCATCACGCTCGGGATCGCAGAATCGAATTCGTCGTACATCGCTGCATCAGCGGCGGCGTTTGGGGGCGGAGCGGTTGGAATGTCGCCGTCTGTTGGCGGTTGCCGAAGGGACGGCCTACGAATTCAGCACTCAGATCGACGCTTCGGCGCTTGTCGGTTCGGTCGATGGATCGGTCCAGTGGGGCGATGGCAGCACGTCGGCCGCAACGGTTTCATCGATCAACACCAACGGTCCGTTGACCGCGGTGATCCGGTACGATTACGACACGCGCGGTTTCTTCACGACCGAGCGACGAGCGCTGCTGCAAGCCGCCGTCGATGCGATGGTCGAACGGTTGACCGATTCGCTTTCGGCGATCACTCCCGGTTCGAGCGACAACTGGACGGCGACGTTTGCCAATCCATCGGATCGCACCAAGCAGGTATCGCTCAATAACCTGAGCGTCAAAGCAAACGAGTTGATTATCTACGCCGGCGCTCAGCCGCTGCCGGGTTCGCAATTGGGGGAAGGTTCGTTTGGCGGGTATAGCGCGTCGGGGACGCAGAGCTTTCTAAATAGTGTTTCGACGCGAGGTCAGTCGGGCGCCGCGGGGAGCAACCCGACCGACTTCGGCCCTTGGGGCGGTTCGATCACTTTCGACAGCGAGATCACCGACTGGTATTTCGACCGTGACATCGACGGAATTCAGCCGGGCGAAGTTGATTTCGTCTCGGTGGCGATGCATGAAGTCGCGCACCTTTTAGGATTTGGCACGTCGCAAAGCTGGAACCAGTTGGTTTCGGGAAGTGGCTTTACCGGTGCGAAGTCGCGAGCCGCCTACGACGGCAGCGGTAACGTGCCTCTCAACGGTGGTCATTGGGATGCAACGATTACCGATGGAGGCCAGGCGACGCTGTTGGATCCGAGCCTTTCCCGCGGCACGCGAACCTATCCGACGGCGCTCGATTGGGCGGGACTGGATGATCTCGGCTGGACGTTGGCCAATCGTCAGGTCACCGTCAGCGGCAGCCACATATATGCTGACAACGCCACGTATGATGTGAACGTTGTGCTCAACGGCAGCCGCATCGGTGAGCTCTCCAAATCGCTATCGGCTTCGGTGACCAACGTAAACCCGACGCTTGAGGTCAGTGAAAATCTGACGGCGACGGTGGGGCAATCGATCTCGATTGCGGATCTTGGGCAGATCAGCGATCCCGGGTTCCGCAACGCCGCCAACAAGACCGATGAAACGTTCAGCTACAGCATCGATTGGGGCGACAGTTCGGCGCTCGACAGCGGCGATGCGACGATCGACCGCGTGGGCAATTCCTCGCGGACCACGTTGGCCTCTTTTGACGCCAACCACACCTACACCTCCAACGGCACGAAAACAGTTCGTGTTACCGTCACCGATGACGATGGCGGCAACGCGACGCAAAATTTTCAGATCGTCGTCGGCCTTCCCCCTGCCCTGTTGTTGACGGTGAATCGAAGTTCGATCAACGAAAACGCCGGGAGCGGCGCGGCGGAATTGACGGTTTCTCGCGGTGCGGCGTCGACAACGACAGCGCAAACCGTTTCGCTGTCCAGTTCGGATCTTTCCGAAGCGAGTATAGCAACCTCGGTCACGATTCCCGCCGGACAGACGAGCGTGGTGGTTCCCGTCACGGCGATCGACGACAACCTGCTCGATGGAGACCAAATCGTTCGGTTCGTCGCCTCGGCCAGCGGATTCGACGATAGCGAGGTTGGTTTGGCAGTGAAGGATGTCGAATCGATCATCGCTTCATTGAATGTATCCGAGATCGCCGAAGACGAACTTGCGGCCGGGATGGCGTTGACCGTGCGTCGATCGAATACCGATACGCAAACCTCTATGATCGTGCAGGTCGCTGGCGATCCGAGTGGAAGTTTGGGGATCGGATCGACGGTCACGATTCCGGCGGGACAGCAACAGGTGGTGATTCCGCTGGCTGGCGAGGACGACACGCTTCAGCAGGGGCCGCGAACGTTCGAACTGAGCTTCACCGCCGACGCTTACCTGTCCGGTGCGGCGGAGCTCTTGATCCGCGATGACGAACCGGCGTTCTATCAAAATCCCGACAATCCGTTGGATGTCAATGGCGACACGTTTATCACGCCGATCGATGCACTGCGGATTCTCAATAGTTTGAATCTCAATGGAGGTTCACGTCGGCTCGATCCTGTGACCGAGCCGCTGGGGACCAGTTTTTTTGACACCAACGGCGATTATCAATTGACGCCACTCGACGCATTGATCGTGATCAATGCGATCGGGCGCCAGGCGACTGGGGAGGCGGCACTGACCGCGGAGAAACGCGACGAAGAATTATGGGCCGTCGATATCGATTGGCTGCTGGATTTGGAAAACCGCGATCTCTAATGCTCTCCCGTTGCACCGTTCCTAAATCGGCAATCCAGGGTTAGCATATACCGGCCGGGGCTTTCGAGGGACTTTTATCCATATCCAATTGCCAGACGCTATGAACGACGATCCAACGGAGTCTGAATCGAAGACGCGCGAGCGACCTGAAGAGGCGAGTTTGCGGCGGCGGTACGAGGAACTAGCCGAATTGGCCGGTTCGTTGGCCCACGAGATCAAGAATCCGTTGAGCGTGATCCATATGAATTCGGAACTGCTCAGCGAAGAGATCGCGGAGTCCGATTCGCCGATCCGTCGTCGAGCGCTCGACAAGGTTGAGATCATCCGCCAGCAGTGCCAGCGGATGGAGAACCTGTTGCGAGATTTCCTCCGCTTCGCCCGCTTGCAGTCGGTCGAACTGACCCCCGGCAGTCTGAACGACCAGATCGATCGCGTGCTTCGCGCCTACCAGGCCCAAGCCGATCAATCGGGCGTCGAGATCCTTCGCTATCTGGACAACGACGCTCCCAGCGTGATGATCAACAGCGACGCGTTGCAGGCGGCGCTGATGAACCTGGTGAAAAACGCGCTCGAAGCGATGGAGGATGGCGGCCAGTTATTGGCTCG
Above is a genomic segment from Rosistilla ulvae containing:
- a CDS encoding tetratricopeptide repeat protein, producing the protein MPEQKSPWPILCCSILIVLSGCSIGTELHVWQPPLAVDGVGKRVAVAPLVGSPQLATEMAQTIAVQQPKLPQPAELVSQYELSQADGIQLVSFDDRSPSDLALLPVARRADVDYLLVGEVLNDPFAGRSQSLAHDDPELQWKLGQMLESQEEEDPILAFSWRVIDVASGETRWANPMSVSKSFLDATYPDLSDQQRSLSQQLQAAAGRETWKLLVPFVGAHQVELAVPWVSLGAKQTRQGNQYAMSGDWQQAEASWREALADHPRQFAALHNLALAAVARQDYVEAKRLATEALSKRDSRLFQKTLVWIEARQREYHKAFDLPDPVGGWNYRSPRPLTAALERGASLGTHAPVPD
- a CDS encoding agmatine deiminase family protein, whose protein sequence is MTQPLPSVRWPAEWEPQDALWLSWPHNRETWPGLYEPVPKAFTALARQIALATPVRVLAGSKVAGEAERALDGIANLELVDVETNDCWIRDYGPTFVQAADGSLAGVDWRYNSWGGKYPPWDRDAAAAEKILKQIGVNRIPSTLCLEGGAIETDGAGRLLLTPDCVLTETRNPGCDKAQVEAELSEKLGVREFIWLTGGGLIGDDTDGHIDQLARFVDPENLVIASCEPSDPNYPALEANYQQLQRWAEQADGNFQVHRLPIPSPREVDGQRVPECYCNFLISGAQVLVPTFADPKSDRLAVAIVRNLMPQHDVVPLDASALSWGLGAFHCMSQQQPSPHVSN
- a CDS encoding dockerin type I domain-containing protein, coding for MNFSSRSGSQNRIRRTSLHQRRRLGAERLECRRLLAVAEGTAYEFSTQIDASALVGSVDGSVQWGDGSTSAATVSSINTNGPLTAVIRYDYDTRGFFTTERRALLQAAVDAMVERLTDSLSAITPGSSDNWTATFANPSDRTKQVSLNNLSVKANELIIYAGAQPLPGSQLGEGSFGGYSASGTQSFLNSVSTRGQSGAAGSNPTDFGPWGGSITFDSEITDWYFDRDIDGIQPGEVDFVSVAMHEVAHLLGFGTSQSWNQLVSGSGFTGAKSRAAYDGSGNVPLNGGHWDATITDGGQATLLDPSLSRGTRTYPTALDWAGLDDLGWTLANRQVTVSGSHIYADNATYDVNVVLNGSRIGELSKSLSASVTNVNPTLEVSENLTATVGQSISIADLGQISDPGFRNAANKTDETFSYSIDWGDSSALDSGDATIDRVGNSSRTTLASFDANHTYTSNGTKTVRVTVTDDDGGNATQNFQIVVGLPPALLLTVNRSSINENAGSGAAELTVSRGAASTTTAQTVSLSSSDLSEASIATSVTIPAGQTSVVVPVTAIDDNLLDGDQIVRFVASASGFDDSEVGLAVKDVESIIASLNVSEIAEDELAAGMALTVRRSNTDTQTSMIVQVAGDPSGSLGIGSTVTIPAGQQQVVIPLAGEDDTLQQGPRTFELSFTADAYLSGAAELLIRDDEPAFYQNPDNPLDVNGDTFITPIDALRILNSLNLNGGSRRLDPVTEPLGTSFFDTNGDYQLTPLDALIVINAIGRQATGEAALTAEKRDEELWAVDIDWLLDLENRDL
- a CDS encoding sensor histidine kinase encodes the protein MNDDPTESESKTRERPEEASLRRRYEELAELAGSLAHEIKNPLSVIHMNSELLSEEIAESDSPIRRRALDKVEIIRQQCQRMENLLRDFLRFARLQSVELTPGSLNDQIDRVLRAYQAQADQSGVEILRYLDNDAPSVMINSDALQAALMNLVKNALEAMEDGGQLLARTYTTKKTVAIDLIDTGCGMDDNTILHMFEPFYSSKNGGSGLGLPTAKKIIEAHGGRISLQSEVGRGTKFTIEFPMPPRLLQ